In the Xanthobacteraceae bacterium genome, CATCGGGCGTGCCGAGGTTGACCAGCAGCACGCCGATCTGCCGGCCGCGCAGCGCGGGATGGTCCGGCGGCAATCCGGCGCCGCGCAATACCGAAGGGATGGTCGCGTCGTTCATGGCTGACCTCGTGGTGCGCGAATATACCCGTGGCGGCGCGCGCTGCACACATGCTAGAGGAGGCGCAAAGCCGCACATCATGATCACCCGCCGCTTCTTTCTCGCCTCTTTCGCCGCCGCGCTGGCGCTGCTGAAATCCTTTCGGCCCGCGAAAGCGCAGCCGCGCACGCAGGCCACGCGCGTCACTTTCGTGCTGGTCAACGATATTTATCTGATGAACGAACAGGCCATGCCGGACGGGCGCGTGCGGGGTGGTTTCGCGCGGCTCGCAACCGTGGTGAAGGCGGAACGCGCGAAGCATAAGAACGTGGTTCTCGCGCACGGCGGCGACACGCTTTCTCCGTCCGTGATGTCGGGCTTTGACCGCGGCAAGCATATCGTCGCGCTGACCAACATGGTCGCGCCGGATGTTTTCGTCGCCGGCAATCACGAGTTCGACTTCGGCAAGGAGACGTTCTTCGAACGGATGCGCGAGGCGAAGTTTCCGCTTTACGGCGCGAACATGCGCCTTGCCGACGGCAATCCCGTGCCAGGACACCGCGACAACATCATGCTCGAACTCGATGGCGTCAAGGTCGGCATTGCCGGTATCGCCTACGAGCACTCCGCAAAGCTTTCCTCGCCCGAGGACCTGAAATTTCTTCCGACCATCGAAACGGCGAAAGCGCAGGCGGAACTGTTGCGCAAACTGGGCGCGGACTTCGTGGTCGAGGTGCTGCACTGTGATCGGGGCGATGCGTTGCTGCTGCAGTTCTCGCGCAGCGCTGATCTTCTGCTCACGGGCCACACCCACGACCTCTTCATCAACTATGACGGCGATGTCGGCATCGTGGAGTCGAGCTACGACGCGCATTACGTCACCGCCATCGACGTCGATATTACGGTTCGCGAAATCGAAGGCCGCCGCGTCACTGCATGGCGTCCGCAATTCCGCGCCATCGACACCGCCGACGTGACGCCGGACGCCAATGTGGCAGCCGCGGTCGCGCGCTTCGATGCCGATTTCACCCGCGAAGCGCTGGTTCCGATTGCGAAAACCGAAGTGGAGCTGGATAGCCGCAACGCCACGGTGCGCACCCGCGAGGCAGCCATCGGCAATCTGTTCTCCGACGCCATGCGGATTTCGATGAAGGCCGACGCCGCGATCATCAACGGCGGCGGCATCCGCGCGGGCAAAGTCTACGAGGCCAATTCGGTCATCACGCGACTCGACGTGCTGAAGGAGCTGCCCTTCAACAACCGCGTCGTCGTCATCGAGATTAAGGGCGCCGAACTTCGCCGCGCCATCGAGAATGGCCTTTCGCAACTGCCGGTCGCCGCGGGCCGCTTCCCGCAGGTTTCGGGAATACGCGTGACCTTCGATCCGAAGCGGAAATTCGGCGAACGCATCGTCTCCATGGAGGTCGCGGGCAGCGCGCTCGACCCGGAAAAGATTTATCGCGTCGCCATCCTCGACTTCCTTGCACGCGGCGGCGACGGCTACGCGATGCTGCGCGAAGCGAAACGCATCACGCCCGACGCCGATGCGCCGCTGCTCGCCAACGAAGTGATCGCGTATATTCGCTCGCTCGGCACCGTGCGCGTGAAAACCGACGGCAGGCTGACGCCGCTTTAGGCGCGCTCGTCGGAAATGACCTTGCCGTCGTTCGGCAAAGAACCGACCGCGACGATCTCGACGCGGCCCTTCAATTTCGTCACCGCCTGCAACGCCGCCGCGACTTTCTCCGAAAGATCCGCTCCGCCGTTCGCGCTTTCTGCCTTCAGGGTCATCGCATCCTGTTCGTTCTCGCGCGTGACGACGAGACGGAGCTTTTGCAGCGAGGGGTACTGCTTCGAC is a window encoding:
- a CDS encoding bifunctional metallophosphatase/5'-nucleotidase, giving the protein MITRRFFLASFAAALALLKSFRPAKAQPRTQATRVTFVLVNDIYLMNEQAMPDGRVRGGFARLATVVKAERAKHKNVVLAHGGDTLSPSVMSGFDRGKHIVALTNMVAPDVFVAGNHEFDFGKETFFERMREAKFPLYGANMRLADGNPVPGHRDNIMLELDGVKVGIAGIAYEHSAKLSSPEDLKFLPTIETAKAQAELLRKLGADFVVEVLHCDRGDALLLQFSRSADLLLTGHTHDLFINYDGDVGIVESSYDAHYVTAIDVDITVREIEGRRVTAWRPQFRAIDTADVTPDANVAAAVARFDADFTREALVPIAKTEVELDSRNATVRTREAAIGNLFSDAMRISMKADAAIINGGGIRAGKVYEANSVITRLDVLKELPFNNRVVVIEIKGAELRRAIENGLSQLPVAAGRFPQVSGIRVTFDPKRKFGERIVSMEVAGSALDPEKIYRVAILDFLARGGDGYAMLREAKRITPDADAPLLANEVIAYIRSLGTVRVKTDGRLTPL